The Blattabacterium cuenoti genome includes a region encoding these proteins:
- the hisB gene encoding bifunctional histidinol-phosphatase/imidazoleglycerol-phosphate dehydratase HisB → MKKILFIDRDGTIIRETPPTYQIDSIEKISFYPKVIFFLSKIVQELNYNLVMVTNQDGLGTDQFPEKIFWPIHNHILNILRTEGINFHSIHIDRTFPEEKSSTRKPGVGMLSTYLQSDLYNISKSFVIGDRLNDVFLAKNLGCKSIWIKENHHYKNLTKEEKDYFSTIEEKDIKKTISLKTDSWENIYEYLSSINDKRLVHQRTTLETNVKISIFLYGKGRSHIQTGLGFFDHLLQQIAFHSSIDLNIQTKGDLYVDEHHTIEDTGIALGEIFDQSLNKKGIERYGFYLIPMDDSLSTVALDLGGRSQLVWKARFFREKIGKVPTEMFYHFFKSFSLSAKCNLYIHATGKNEHHKIESIFKCFAKAIKMAIRKNYFSKIPSSKGLL, encoded by the coding sequence ATGAAAAAAATATTGTTTATTGATAGAGATGGAACTATTATACGAGAAACTCCGCCTACGTATCAAATTGATTCTATTGAAAAAATCAGTTTTTACCCAAAGGTTATATTTTTTTTGTCAAAAATAGTACAAGAATTAAATTATAATCTAGTCATGGTGACTAACCAAGACGGATTGGGAACAGATCAATTTCCTGAAAAAATATTTTGGCCAATCCATAATCACATTTTAAATATTTTAAGAACAGAAGGAATCAATTTTCATTCTATTCATATTGATCGAACTTTTCCAGAAGAAAAATCTTCAACTAGAAAACCTGGGGTAGGAATGCTCTCTACTTATTTACAATCGGATTTGTACAATATTTCTAAATCCTTTGTTATTGGAGATAGATTAAATGATGTTTTTTTAGCCAAAAACTTGGGATGTAAGTCCATATGGATTAAAGAAAATCATCATTATAAAAATCTAACAAAAGAAGAAAAAGATTATTTTTCTACTATAGAAGAAAAAGATATCAAAAAAACAATATCGTTAAAAACGGATAGTTGGGAAAATATTTATGAATATTTATCGTCTATTAATGATAAAAGGTTAGTCCATCAACGTACTACATTAGAAACAAATGTTAAAATATCCATTTTTCTTTATGGAAAAGGAAGATCTCATATACAAACAGGACTTGGATTTTTTGATCATCTTCTACAACAAATAGCATTTCACAGTTCCATAGATCTAAATATTCAAACAAAAGGAGATCTTTATGTTGACGAACATCATACAATAGAAGATACTGGAATTGCTTTAGGAGAAATATTTGATCAATCTTTAAATAAAAAAGGAATAGAACGTTATGGTTTCTATTTAATACCTATGGATGATAGTTTATCTACGGTGGCATTAGATCTTGGAGGAAGAAGTCAATTAGTATGGAAAGCAAGATTTTTTAGGGAAAAAATAGGAAAAGTTCCGACAGAGATGTTTTATCATTTTTTTAAATCTTTTTCTTTATCTGCAAAATGCAATCTATATATTCATGCTACAGGAAAAAATGAACATCACAAAATAGAATCTATTTTTAAATGCTTTGCAAAAGCCATTAAAATGGCAATAAGAAAAAATTATTTTAGTAAAATACCTAGTTCTAAAGGCCTTTTGTAA
- the hisC gene encoding histidinol-phosphate transaminase: MNNSNNKDCSNFDLDSLIRENILKVDPYISARTEHDKEKNSIFLDANENSFGSPLSFLNSYNRYPDPLQKELKERISDLKNISPSKIFLGNGSDEIIDLIYRIFSRPEIDHAIIFPPTYGMYEVSGKIHGVDIIKISLTKEEYQLNLEKIEKSVNQQSKIIFICSPNNPTGNDIKRKNIENITKKFKGIVVLDEAYIDFSDQKSLSIEINKYPNLIILQTLSKSWGLAGLRIGIAIASESIIQWMNKIKHPYNISLHSQEIAIKALENRDLFFYHLKNILSERKYMKESLSKIPIIRKVYPSSANFLLVKVNFYSKNLYQYLMEKKIVVRDRSKIILCNNCLRITVGTHEENEYLIDQIKKYSKIKM; this comes from the coding sequence ATGAACAATAGTAATAATAAGGATTGTTCCAATTTTGATCTGGATTCACTGATCAGAGAGAATATTTTAAAAGTGGATCCTTATATATCCGCAAGGACAGAACATGATAAAGAAAAAAATTCTATTTTCTTAGATGCTAATGAAAATTCTTTTGGATCTCCTCTATCCTTTTTGAACTCTTACAACAGATATCCAGATCCTTTACAGAAAGAATTGAAGGAAAGAATATCTGATTTAAAAAATATTTCTCCATCTAAAATATTTTTAGGAAATGGAAGCGATGAAATTATTGATTTGATTTATCGTATTTTTTCTCGTCCAGAAATAGATCATGCTATAATTTTTCCCCCTACTTATGGTATGTATGAAGTGAGTGGGAAAATACATGGTGTAGATATAATTAAAATTTCTCTCACAAAGGAAGAATATCAATTGAATTTGGAAAAAATAGAAAAATCTGTTAATCAACAAAGTAAAATAATTTTTATTTGTTCTCCAAATAATCCTACAGGGAACGATATAAAAAGAAAAAACATTGAAAATATTACAAAAAAATTTAAAGGAATTGTTGTTTTAGATGAAGCTTATATTGATTTTTCAGATCAAAAATCCTTATCCATAGAAATTAATAAATATCCAAATTTAATTATTCTACAAACACTTTCTAAATCTTGGGGGTTAGCGGGATTAAGAATAGGAATCGCAATTGCTTCTGAATCCATTATTCAATGGATGAATAAAATTAAACACCCATACAATATAAGTCTTCATTCTCAAGAGATAGCTATTAAAGCTCTTGAAAATAGAGATTTATTTTTTTATCATCTAAAAAACATTCTTTCAGAAAGAAAATACATGAAAGAATCATTAAGTAAAATTCCTATCATACGTAAAGTCTACCCTAGTTCTGCTAATTTTTTGCTAGTAAAAGTAAATTTTTATTCAAAAAATCTTTATCAATATTTAATGGAAAAAAAAATAGTTGTTAGAGATCGTTCGAAAATTATATTATGCAATAATTGTTTAAGAATTACAGTAGGAACTCACGAAGAAAATGAGTATTTAATAGATCAAATTAAAAAATACTCCAAAATAAAAATGTAA
- the hisD gene encoding histidinol dehydrogenase: protein MIQVYIHPTYKTCQSILSRSSQEIYHLTDFVLPIIDNVKNYGDTAVKAYTRKYDNVDIKRIQVTEEDFQKANMKVSSDLKKSIETAYNNIKFFHQKQIHEESKIEVSTGSFCWRKSIPIEKVGFYIPGGSAPLLSTVLMLGIPGKLSGCKNIILCSPPNKNGDIHPSILYTAKYVGITRIYKVGGVQAIASMAYGTESVPSVYKIFGPGNSYVTTAKQIVSQKGIVSIDMPAGPSEIVIMADEKAKPEYVAADLLSQSEHDPESYILLVTINKKSWIEEVKKKLTKQLFHLSKKKDIIEKSLKKSKIVVFSSLEECMDFINQVAPEHLVINCNDSTYWSEKVINAGSVFLGNYSPVSVGDYASGTNHVLPTYGYAKSYSGISVDSFVKKITFQKISKKGLKNLSECVNILSSEEGLIAHRNSINIRFKNEF from the coding sequence ATGATTCAAGTGTATATTCATCCTACATACAAAACATGTCAATCTATTTTGAGTAGATCTTCACAAGAAATTTATCACTTAACAGATTTTGTCCTTCCTATCATTGATAATGTAAAAAATTATGGAGATACAGCTGTAAAAGCTTATACAAGGAAATATGATAATGTCGATATAAAACGAATTCAAGTTACAGAAGAAGATTTTCAAAAAGCAAACATGAAAGTTTCAAGCGACTTGAAAAAATCTATAGAAACAGCATATAATAATATCAAATTTTTTCATCAAAAACAGATACATGAAGAATCAAAAATAGAAGTTTCAACAGGATCCTTTTGTTGGAGAAAATCTATTCCAATAGAAAAAGTAGGCTTTTATATTCCTGGAGGGTCCGCTCCTTTATTATCTACTGTATTAATGTTAGGAATTCCAGGAAAACTCTCGGGATGTAAAAATATTATATTATGTAGTCCCCCAAATAAAAATGGAGATATTCATCCATCTATTTTATATACAGCTAAATATGTTGGAATTACTCGTATATATAAAGTAGGAGGTGTTCAAGCTATTGCATCTATGGCTTATGGGACAGAGAGTGTTCCTTCAGTCTACAAAATATTTGGACCAGGAAACTCTTATGTGACAACAGCTAAGCAAATTGTATCCCAAAAAGGAATTGTCTCTATAGATATGCCTGCAGGACCTTCAGAAATTGTAATTATGGCTGATGAAAAAGCAAAACCAGAATATGTAGCAGCTGATTTACTATCCCAATCTGAACATGATCCAGAAAGCTATATTCTTTTGGTTACTATAAATAAAAAATCTTGGATAGAAGAAGTTAAGAAAAAATTAACAAAACAATTGTTTCATCTTTCTAAGAAAAAAGATATTATTGAAAAATCTTTAAAAAAAAGTAAAATAGTTGTTTTCTCTTCTTTAGAAGAATGTATGGATTTTATAAATCAAGTAGCACCAGAGCACCTCGTTATTAATTGTAATGATTCTACCTATTGGAGTGAAAAAGTGATTAACGCTGGATCTGTTTTTTTAGGAAATTATTCTCCAGTCAGTGTTGGTGATTATGCTTCTGGAACAAATCATGTATTACCCACATATGGTTATGCAAAATCTTATAGTGGAATATCTGTCGATAGTTTTGTTAAAAAAATCACTTTTCAAAAAATATCCAAAAAAGGATTGAAAAATTTGTCGGAATGTGTAAATATCTTATCTTCAGAAGAAGGATTGATAGCACATAGAAACTCCATTAACATTCGATTTAAAAATGAATTTTAA
- the hisG gene encoding ATP phosphoribosyltransferase, giving the protein MDKLKIAIQKSGRLYEDSIKLLKDCSIEVNIGIDKLKTTALNFPLEILFLRDDDIPQYLEDGVADIGIVGKNLLLEKRKKIKIKETLGFGKCRLSIAVPKSLSYNKINDLDGKRIATSYPFLVQEFFEKRYIDAEIHEISGAVEIAPGIGLADCICDLVSSGSTLFMNGLKEVETVLQSEAVLASHLHLGTPQNLIMDKLLFRIRAVKKAKNNKYILLNVPNDRLEKIISYLPGIKSPVILPLANSECSSVHSVVNENDFWGIIENLKTLGAQDILVLPIEKIIL; this is encoded by the coding sequence ATGGATAAACTTAAAATAGCTATTCAAAAATCAGGTCGTCTTTATGAAGACTCTATCAAGTTGCTGAAAGATTGCAGTATTGAAGTTAATATTGGTATAGATAAATTAAAAACAACCGCTCTCAATTTTCCGCTAGAAATCCTTTTTCTAAGAGACGATGATATACCTCAATATTTAGAAGATGGAGTAGCTGATATAGGAATTGTAGGAAAAAATCTTCTTTTGGAAAAAAGAAAAAAAATAAAAATAAAAGAAACTTTAGGTTTCGGAAAATGCAGGCTCTCTATAGCCGTTCCTAAATCTTTATCTTACAATAAGATAAATGATTTAGATGGAAAGAGAATCGCAACAAGTTATCCTTTTTTAGTTCAAGAATTTTTCGAAAAAAGATATATTGATGCAGAAATTCACGAAATTTCTGGAGCTGTAGAAATTGCCCCTGGAATAGGTTTAGCGGATTGTATTTGCGATTTAGTTAGTAGTGGGTCTACTCTTTTTATGAATGGGCTAAAAGAAGTAGAAACTGTTCTTCAATCTGAAGCAGTATTGGCTTCTCATTTACATCTAGGGACTCCACAAAATCTAATTATGGATAAATTATTATTTAGAATTAGAGCTGTAAAAAAAGCAAAAAATAATAAATATATTCTATTAAATGTTCCTAATGATCGATTAGAGAAAATAATATCTTATCTTCCAGGAATTAAAAGTCCAGTTATTCTTCCTCTAGCAAATTCGGAATGTAGTTCGGTTCATTCAGTTGTTAATGAGAATGATTTCTGGGGAATTATAGAAAATTTAAAGACGCTTGGAGCACAAGATATATTAGTATTACCAATAGAAAAAATTATACTATAA
- a CDS encoding exodeoxyribonuclease III encodes MKIISYNINGIRSGINKGLSDWIEKINPDILCLQEIKAFPEQIDTYIFDQLGYNHYWFPSIKKGYSGVGVLCKQKPVHVEYGIGIPSIDQEGRVLRIDLKKMSVISLYLPSGNNMKKRLGFKFFFMKKFFSHVKKIISQLNNIVICGDYNICHHEIDIYNPIKNQEVSGFLPEEREWMTHFLDLGFIDSFRSCVKEAHHYSWWSYRFNARKNNKGWRIDYVMVSYSLKEKIRKSYLLSDLKLSDHCPAVLEIEMT; translated from the coding sequence ATGAAAATTATTAGTTATAATATAAATGGAATAAGATCTGGAATTAATAAAGGATTATCTGATTGGATTGAAAAAATCAACCCAGATATTTTGTGTTTGCAAGAAATAAAAGCTTTTCCAGAACAAATAGATACCTATATTTTTGATCAATTAGGATACAATCATTATTGGTTCCCTTCAATCAAAAAAGGATATAGTGGGGTAGGGGTTTTATGTAAACAGAAGCCTGTTCATGTAGAGTACGGAATAGGAATTCCTTCTATTGATCAAGAAGGAAGGGTTTTACGTATAGATTTGAAAAAAATGTCAGTAATTAGTCTTTATCTTCCTTCAGGAAATAACATGAAGAAGAGGTTGGGTTTTAAATTTTTTTTCATGAAAAAATTTTTTTCACATGTGAAAAAAATCATAAGTCAATTGAATAATATTGTTATTTGTGGTGATTATAATATTTGTCATCATGAAATAGATATTTACAATCCTATTAAAAATCAAGAAGTTTCAGGTTTTTTACCAGAAGAAAGAGAATGGATGACTCATTTTCTAGATTTAGGATTTATAGATAGCTTTAGAAGCTGTGTTAAAGAAGCACATCATTATAGTTGGTGGAGTTATCGTTTTAATGCTAGAAAAAATAATAAAGGGTGGAGAATTGATTATGTTATGGTTAGCTATTCATTGAAAGAAAAAATTAGGAAATCTTACTTATTGTCAGATTTAAAATTATCTGATCATTGTCCTGCTGTATTAGAAATAGAAATGACCTGA
- a CDS encoding shikimate kinase translates to MKITLIGYMGSGKTSIGKKLSKEINLDFYDLDAILVENKKESIFNLFKKEGEFSFRKREHLMLKKVLKKKDEYVLSVGGGTPCFYNNIYLLNKYSKTFYLKTNSYTLFKRLFLEKKTRPLIAHLSKNELFQFIMKHLLQRTYFYEKSYEKINVSEKSKSDIVKEIIKCIKK, encoded by the coding sequence ATGAAAATCACTTTAATAGGATACATGGGAAGTGGAAAAACTTCTATAGGAAAAAAATTGTCTAAGGAGATTAATTTAGATTTCTATGATTTAGATGCTATTCTCGTTGAGAATAAAAAAGAGTCAATTTTTAATCTTTTTAAAAAAGAAGGAGAATTTTCTTTTAGAAAAAGAGAACATTTAATGTTAAAAAAAGTTTTAAAAAAGAAAGATGAATATGTTTTGTCCGTTGGAGGAGGGACTCCTTGTTTTTATAACAATATTTATTTGTTGAATAAATATTCAAAAACATTTTATTTAAAAACAAATAGTTATACTCTATTTAAAAGATTATTTTTAGAAAAAAAAACAAGACCTTTGATTGCTCATTTGTCAAAAAATGAATTGTTTCAATTTATTATGAAGCATTTGTTACAAAGAACTTATTTTTATGAAAAATCTTATGAAAAAATCAATGTAAGTGAAAAGTCTAAAAGTGATATAGTTAAAGAAATTATTAAGTGTATTAAAAAATGA
- the tilS gene encoding tRNA lysidine(34) synthetase TilS yields MKTYDHVFLERIRRYFSFQIKKKVCVAVSGGLDSMVLINVLLDLSNIEIEAAHCNFTLRNKESNEDEVFIRKFCEKKRIVCHVKKFDTLNFSKKNKFSIQMAARKLRYDWFSELLKTNSYEYIALAHHLNDSIETFFINILRGTGIKGLLGIPKKNEKFIRPLSDFNKEEILHYAKIKNIKWRSDSSNQETKYLRNQIRLILSKFSSFSSFFYKGFKKTIDHLHNENFLIEEKIRKVYHEITVEKKNDPFFWKLECHKIKKLNPLSFYLFKLFSPYGFYDVNSLKSLIYAQSGRKLISKKYRIIKNRNNWILVSNDFLSENKNKTYVIQDLKNVRQISFPIYVKFFFNPKKEDRGKMFLVDFDKIQFPLLLRTWKKGDFFFPFKMNGKKKLSKYYKEKKFSILEKEQTWLLINGNGYIILILGNRLDDRFKITEKTKKILGIKI; encoded by the coding sequence ATGAAAACATATGATCATGTTTTTCTAGAAAGAATTAGGAGATATTTTTCGTTTCAAATAAAAAAGAAAGTATGTGTTGCTGTAAGTGGAGGATTAGATAGTATGGTACTCATCAATGTGTTACTTGATCTTTCTAACATTGAAATAGAAGCTGCTCATTGTAATTTTACACTAAGAAATAAAGAATCTAATGAAGATGAAGTTTTTATAAGAAAATTTTGTGAAAAAAAAAGGATCGTATGTCATGTTAAAAAATTTGATACTTTGAATTTTTCTAAAAAAAATAAGTTTTCCATACAAATGGCAGCTAGAAAACTTAGATATGATTGGTTTTCTGAATTATTAAAAACAAATTCCTATGAGTACATAGCGTTAGCGCATCATCTTAATGATTCTATAGAAACTTTTTTCATAAACATTTTGAGGGGAACTGGAATTAAAGGATTGTTAGGGATTCCTAAAAAAAATGAAAAATTTATACGTCCTCTTTCTGATTTCAATAAAGAAGAAATTTTACATTATGCTAAAATTAAAAATATAAAATGGAGATCTGATAGCAGTAATCAAGAAACTAAATATTTGAGAAATCAAATTCGTTTAATTTTATCTAAATTTTCCTCTTTTTCATCTTTTTTTTATAAGGGATTTAAAAAAACCATAGATCATCTTCACAATGAAAATTTTTTAATAGAAGAAAAAATCAGAAAAGTATATCATGAAATTACAGTAGAAAAAAAAAATGATCCATTTTTTTGGAAATTAGAATGTCATAAAATAAAGAAATTGAATCCTTTATCTTTTTATTTATTTAAATTATTTTCTCCATATGGATTTTACGATGTAAACAGTCTAAAATCTCTTATTTATGCGCAATCGGGGAGAAAACTTATATCGAAAAAATATCGTATTATTAAAAATAGAAATAATTGGATTTTAGTTTCCAATGATTTTTTATCAGAAAATAAAAATAAAACTTATGTGATACAGGATCTAAAAAATGTTCGTCAGATATCCTTCCCTATTTATGTTAAGTTTTTTTTTAATCCAAAAAAAGAAGATAGAGGAAAAATGTTTCTTGTAGATTTTGACAAAATTCAATTTCCATTGTTATTAAGAACATGGAAAAAAGGAGATTTTTTTTTCCCATTTAAAATGAATGGGAAAAAAAAATTAAGCAAATATTATAAAGAAAAAAAATTTTCTATTTTAGAAAAGGAACAAACATGGTTATTAATTAATGGAAATGGATATATTATTTTGATTTTAGGAAATCGTTTAGATGACAGATTTAAGATAACAGAAAAAACAAAAAAAATATTAGGAATAAAAATATAA
- the serC gene encoding 3-phosphoserine/phosphohydroxythreonine transaminase, translating to MKIHNFNAGPSLLPKEVVRKSAQSVIDFNGTGISLLEISHRSIDFLEIIERTTFLVKRVMNLNDDYAILFLQGGATLQFSMVPYNLMNQEAAYLDTGFWANNAIKEAIKFGKVKILFSGKDQNYTHISKNYKIPCHIDYFHCTSNNTIVGTQMKTFPITYDSVPIVCDMSSDIFSRKLNFLQFSLIYASAQKNVSSAGMTIVIVKKDILGKIKKNIPSYMDYKIHIKNKSILNTPNVFSIYTSMLTLEWIENKGGLSILETENEHKSKLLYDEIDKNNLFENKVHKEDRSNMNVSFFLKDQKLEKEFNKMWRKENIIGLDGHRFLGGYRASIYNALPLKSVQFLIEIMKEFERKFS from the coding sequence ATGAAAATACATAATTTCAATGCAGGCCCTTCTCTTTTACCCAAAGAAGTTGTCAGAAAATCAGCTCAATCTGTAATTGATTTCAATGGGACCGGTATCTCTTTACTTGAGATCTCTCATAGAAGTATAGACTTTTTAGAAATAATAGAAAGAACTACTTTTTTAGTAAAAAGAGTAATGAATTTGAATGATGATTATGCTATTTTATTTCTTCAAGGAGGAGCTACATTGCAGTTTTCAATGGTTCCATATAATTTAATGAATCAAGAAGCAGCTTATTTAGATACAGGATTTTGGGCAAATAATGCTATTAAGGAAGCAATAAAATTTGGGAAAGTAAAAATTTTATTTTCTGGAAAAGATCAAAACTATACACATATATCAAAAAATTATAAAATTCCATGTCATATAGATTATTTTCATTGCACGTCTAATAATACAATTGTTGGAACACAGATGAAAACATTTCCTATAACATATGATTCTGTTCCAATAGTTTGTGATATGTCTTCCGACATTTTTAGTAGAAAATTAAATTTTCTTCAATTTAGTTTAATTTATGCTTCTGCACAAAAAAACGTAAGTTCTGCTGGAATGACTATTGTTATAGTGAAAAAAGATATTTTAGGAAAAATTAAAAAAAACATTCCTTCTTATATGGATTACAAAATCCATATAAAAAATAAAAGTATTTTAAATACTCCAAATGTTTTTTCTATTTATACTTCTATGTTAACTTTGGAATGGATAGAAAATAAAGGAGGTCTTTCTATTTTAGAAACAGAAAATGAACATAAATCTAAATTATTATATGATGAAATAGATAAAAATAATTTATTTGAAAATAAAGTACATAAAGAAGATCGTTCTAATATGAACGTTTCCTTTTTTTTAAAAGATCAAAAATTAGAAAAAGAATTTAATAAAATGTGGAGAAAAGAAAATATTATCGGATTAGATGGACATAGATTTTTAGGAGGATATAGAGCGAGCATATACAATGCACTTCCGTTGAAAAGTGTTCAATTTTTAATTGAAATTATGAAAGAGTTCGAAAGAAAATTTTCATAA
- a CDS encoding YggS family pyridoxal phosphate-dependent enzyme — MIENRFFSIKKLIPENIKILAVSKNQDVSSIEKLYKLGHRDFGENYVQEMMNKYKKLPKDIHWHMIGKIQSNKLKYIIPFIHLIHTVQKLEEIQKINKIALKHNRIIDCLLQIKICNEKSKSGITKKEACNILENTIYKSMNNVKIIGVMGIASFQELTKVHNEFSYLRNLYNDYKKKYGHHVLSMGMSRDYNIAIKYESTILRLGTSIFGERIIL; from the coding sequence ATGATAGAAAACAGATTTTTTTCCATCAAAAAATTGATTCCAGAAAATATAAAAATTTTAGCAGTTTCTAAGAATCAAGATGTTTCTTCTATAGAAAAATTATACAAATTAGGACATAGAGATTTTGGAGAAAATTATGTACAAGAAATGATGAATAAATATAAAAAATTGCCTAAAGATATTCATTGGCATATGATTGGAAAAATTCAAAGTAATAAATTAAAATATATAATACCTTTTATTCATTTAATTCATACTGTTCAAAAACTAGAAGAAATTCAAAAAATCAATAAAATTGCGTTAAAACACAATAGGATTATTGATTGTCTTTTGCAAATAAAAATTTGTAACGAAAAAAGTAAATCGGGAATAACCAAAAAAGAGGCTTGTAATATTTTGGAAAACACAATTTATAAATCGATGAATAACGTCAAAATAATAGGGGTAATGGGAATAGCTTCTTTTCAAGAACTTACAAAAGTTCACAATGAATTTTCGTATTTACGAAATTTATATAATGATTACAAAAAAAAATATGGTCATCATGTACTTTCTATGGGAATGAGTCGAGATTATAACATAGCAATAAAATATGAAAGTACGATTCTTCGATTAGGAACCTCTATTTTTGGAGAAAGAATTATTCTATAA
- the trpA gene encoding tryptophan synthase subunit alpha: protein MNKIHNLFRNKNENILCIYFTAGFPNVDSTVKIIKILQDLPVDLIEIGIPYSDPLADGMIIQKSNQTSLNNGMNVSLLFSQIEQFKEEIKIPIILMGYYNQFYKFGEEKFLKKCNESGISGLILPDLPVDFFVKEYKNLFKKYLLSMIFLITPQTDLSRISLLSRMTDGFLYLVSSNSTTGKFGDSFGEKQISFFKRVKKLSINIPKLIGFGIKDRETFDLSCQYANGGIIGSSFIQSLNENKLEENIKKYIRSIIE from the coding sequence ATGAACAAAATACATAATTTATTTAGAAATAAAAATGAAAACATATTATGCATTTATTTCACAGCTGGATTTCCTAATGTAGACAGTACTGTAAAAATAATAAAAATACTGCAGGATCTTCCTGTTGATTTAATAGAAATAGGCATCCCTTATTCTGATCCTTTGGCAGATGGGATGATTATTCAAAAAAGTAATCAAACTTCATTGAATAACGGAATGAATGTTTCTTTATTATTTTCTCAAATAGAACAATTTAAAGAAGAAATAAAAATTCCTATTATTCTTATGGGGTATTACAATCAATTTTATAAATTTGGAGAAGAAAAATTTCTAAAAAAATGCAATGAATCAGGGATCTCTGGATTAATTCTTCCAGATCTTCCTGTTGATTTCTTTGTAAAAGAATACAAAAATTTATTTAAAAAATATTTATTATCAATGATATTTTTGATAACTCCACAAACGGACTTATCCAGAATTTCTCTGTTAAGCAGAATGACTGATGGTTTTTTATATTTGGTTTCTTCTAATTCAACAACAGGAAAATTTGGGGATTCTTTTGGAGAAAAACAAATATCGTTTTTTAAACGTGTAAAAAAATTGTCTATAAATATTCCTAAATTAATTGGTTTTGGAATAAAGGACAGAGAAACTTTTGATTTATCATGTCAATACGCAAATGGAGGAATTATTGGAAGTTCTTTTATTCAATCACTAAATGAAAATAAATTGGAAGAAAACATCAAAAAATACATAAGATCTATTATAGAATAA